The following coding sequences are from one Triticum dicoccoides isolate Atlit2015 ecotype Zavitan chromosome 4A, WEW_v2.0, whole genome shotgun sequence window:
- the LOC119288399 gene encoding uncharacterized protein LOC119288399, with amino-acid sequence MERRREFKEEAEIVDEGEDQESPGVHRDVLSDTTPQTRDVSFQGRGRVGQTGPPISAALGAMSTLVWKLDMLLLAPPPGCSSESVKLKMQLLKEDVEEISSCLDTLSQLEDPPQTARCWMNEVRDLSYNMEDYIERLRVRAADPSLAVDNIMTTRSHRKWFSRVRTPKKLTWEEQVLRTVSEFRIYVHGAMKRHKMYGLKFFSTLRRTLVPVGHTLPMPTPYEETSDIVINDRMNAFINSLTNDGADQQQLKVVSILGSACLGKTTFAKVLYNRIGLQFDCRAFIRVSRNPDMKKIFWEMLLQLERQQCPPQYCKEVDLINMTKNYLQGKRYFIIIDDLWSASVWDIINRALPKGSRGSRIITTTQIEDVAFRCCCYQSELVFEMKPLDDHHSRKLFFNRLFGFESDCPEQFKEILNEIVEICGGLPLATVSIASLLASQPALTNDLLTYIRQSLSSLFSANPTSERTRQALNLSFHNLPQCLKTCLLYLSMYREGYTFYKDDLVKQWMAEGFIDTTEGQDVEKLAESYLNQLISRRFIQPMRINFNNEVLSCAVHDVVHDIITQKSAEVNFVVAIDYNEENTYLYHKARRITLLFGNARYAKTPTRSIIESQVRSLAFYGLFESMPSTTEFKFLRVLNLHISGYGGSKELGHEDNHVDLSVITELSRLRYLKIASNLCIKLPDYMGGLHCLETLDLTDAVLLKLGIGVCLPYLLHLYLSLRHQRNVQNWNDEMSELDNMKDLQDLRLAFSSGQSSTQEKSMLILRDFISGHDNLKTILVACHSSDKVTDGASDATISWDDMEPPQLLQRFELSPQRGCIFSRIPPWVEKHNNLRILKIAVKELQMICVGILRGLPALTALSLHVGTMPIDKIIFDKSGFSVLKYFRLKLMNGIAWLKFEEDAMPSLLKLKLVFNAIPQIDQYEHGIICIDHMSGLREICVKFGDAATGPEYALVSNHQSNPIINRQSSVYNSFDDKSINQKQHTYKILMAERDEIVEEERDEHNTEPKSPVDQRILRSPESSSQPHVPDVWFQGRGKGKVREMRAPLGAMRPLVAKLNKLLLLLDPPQGSSTESVKVGMHLLKEDVTELSFCFDELSELEDPPPMAKCWMNEARDLSCKMEDYIDSLLFVQPAGSSLCPNYDKSTCHANPPMNLEWYEQIVATVSEFRKYAQEAIHRHEVSVPPDSGPSSTLRHRFVSLGPMLPTPYEDIVIDGQMNELIDSLANDEDQQLKVVSVFGSACLGKTTLATVLYNKLDKRYHCRAFIRVSRKPDMKRIFRDMLLQLQRQHPPQHYQEIDLIHNIKKYLHYKRYLIIIDDIWDASVWDNINHAFPKGSHGSRILTTTQIEDVALACCCYQSEYVFEMKPMDDGHSRKLFFNRLFASESDCPEQFKKVLDDIVEICGGLPLATISIASLLASQPVMTEDLLKHIHQSLSSCLSASSTSERTRKALNLSFNNLPYYLKTCLMYLSMYPEGYTFCKDDLVKQLMAEGFIDTIEGQDMEKVAESYLHQLVARRFIQPISINYNNEVLSCAVHDAVHDLIAHESSEQNFTAVVDYSHNNVSLPHKVRRLYLICGDARYAKTIENITKSQVRSLMFFGISKCMPCITEFKLLRVLNLQLSDHVCEDNPIDLSGISELLLLRYLKIGSGIYIKLPIDGLQCLETLGITDAIVIRSSRGIILPHLLHLSLPFELSLLQWIGILGEAGRLTYLEDLHLTSSQTDDSDPEKNIEALGSLIIGHGNLRTVVVVDGSTFKNTVVHGARKVITSKPSKEEITSGAPLLQRFECSPAGGMTFLGIPKWVKELDNLCILKITVKILKMDCVLILRGLHALTSLSLYVRRETSERIIFDKAGFSALNYFKLRFMTGISWIKFGQNAMPNLLKLKLVFNAIPRMDLHPYFVSTHTGRYEQYKRGDALIIIEHMQGLRELSTKFGGAAADLEYIKSKRIGISNDPSNPKINMQWVDGQSTRQKHQTDEILEEDPADETVDISASGRSPDCLHEFTLDELMSATHNFSLTLSRSHHVERKRDNAFCYPDFYVGSLEVKGNFRLRQRQVVVKCLSKDSEWLLMDKAELEHLAGVRRPHLVRLLGFCDYYNHRMLVYEDMPRKTLQRRLLEYDLPWLNRILIAVEAATGLASLHEADKPMVHGDFKASNILLLDSRPTVKLFGFRLAKENARDKTAESDVYDFGVVLLELLTGRPCVNEMQPGPGRDLVEWSRPYLLSKDKLHHLMDQRLHGEYSLRAAWITATTVCRCLESEPEERPRMGDVVDALWPLLSDHRNDGPTQRSIAMRQSMKTKLWQYFTVRSTPKLGRRLAGGAVKGRGKAKKRAEEEVEEPTVGASSSTLPAH; translated from the exons ATGGAGCGCCGGCGTGAGTTCAAGGAGGAGGCCGAGATAGTAGATGAGGGGGAAGATCAAGAATCTCCGGGGGTGCACAGGGACGTCCTCTCCGATACCACTCCTCAAACCAGAG ATGTTTCATTCCAAGGTAGAGGCAGAGTCGGGCAGACGGGGCCCCCGATCAGTGCTGCACTTGGCGCCATGAGCACCCTTGTCTGGAAGCTGGACATGCTGCTGCTAGCTCCTCCTCCGGGTTGCTCCTCCGAGAGTGTCAAGCTTAAGATGCAGCTCCTCAAAGAAGATGTTGAAGAGATAAGCTCCTGCCTTGATACATTGTCACAACTGGAGGACCCTCCCCAGACGGCCAGGTGCTGGATGAATGAGGTGCGTGATCTGTCTTACAACATGGAGGATTACATCGAGCGCTTACGTGTGCGAGCTGCAGATCCCTCCCTTGCTGTTGATAACATCATGACCACCAGATCCCACCGCAAATGGTTCAGTCGTGTTAGGACACCAAAGAAGCTTACGTGGGAAGAGCAGGTTTTGCGGACAGTATCAGAATTCAGGATATATGTCCACGGCGCGATGAAACGGCATAAAATGTATGGTCTGAAATTCTTTAGCACTCTGAGGCGTACACTTGTGCCTGTTGGCCATACGCTTCCAATGCCAACGCCATATGAAGAAACATCGGACATAGTAATCAATGACCGCATGAATGCGTTTATTAACTCACTGACTAACGATGGGGCGGATCAGCAGCAGCTCAAGGTGGTATCTATTCTGGGATCTGCTTGTCTTGGTAAAACTACATTTGCTAAAGTGTTGTACAACAGGATTGGGTTGCAATTTGATTGCCGAGCTTTCATTCGAGTGTCCAGAAACCCTGATATGAAGAAAATTTTCTGGGAGATGCTCTTGCAATTGGAGCGGCAGCAATGCCCACCACAATATTGTAAGGAGGTTGATCTCATTAACATGACAAAAAATTATCTCCAAGGGAAAAG GTATTTCATTATTATTGATGATCTGTGGTCTGCATCAGTATGGGATATTATCAATCGTGCTCTTCCAAAGGGTAGTCGTGGCAGCAGAATAATAACCACTACACAGATAGAAGATGTTGCTTTCAGATGTTGTTGTTATCAGTCAGAGCTTGTTTTTGAGATGAAACCCCTAGATGATCATCACTCAAGAAAGCTATTCTTTAACAGACTGTTTGGCTTTGAAAGTGATTGCCCTGAACAGTTCAAAGAGATTTTAAATGAAATTGTTGAAATATGTGGTGGTTTGCCACTTGCAACAGTCAGCATAGCTAGTCTTTTAGCAAGTCAGCCTGCCCTGACAAATGATCTATTGACATACATCCGCCAGTCATTGAGTTCTCTTTTCTCGGCGAATCCTACCTCAGAAAGAACAAGACAAGCACTGAACCTGAGCTTCCACAATCTTCCTCAATGCTTGAAGACATGTTTGCTTTATCTTAGTATGTATCGAGAGGGCTACACATTCTACAAGGATGATTTGGTGAAGCAATGGATGGCTGAAGGATTCATCGATACAACAGAAGGGCAAGATGTGGAGAAACTTGCAGAGAGCTATCTCAATCAACTTATCAGTAGAAGATTCATCCAACCTATGCGTATCAACTTCAACAATGAGGTGTTGTCATGTGCAGTTCATGATGTTGTGCATGATATTATCACACAGAAGTCCGCAGAAGTGAACTTCGTTGTTGCAATAGACTACAATGAAGAGAACACATATCTTTATCACAAGGCCCGTCGAATCACTCTCCTCTTTGGCAATGCCAGATATGCCAAGACACCAACAAGAAGCATCATAGAGTCACAAGTTCGGTCACTcgctttttatggattatttgagtcTATGCCTAGTACTACAGAATTCAAGTTTCTTCGTGTTCTAAACCTTCACATATCTGGTTACGGTGGCTCCAAAGAACTCGGCCATGAGGACAACCATGTAGACCTCAGTGTGATTACAGAACTATCTCGATTGAGATATTTGAAGATTGCTTCTAATCTCTGTATAAAACTGCCAGACTATATGGGAGGGCTGCATTGTTTGGAGACACTGGATCTTACGGATGCAGTACTCCTTAAACTTGGAATCGGTGTCTGTCTCCCATACTTATTGCACTTGTACCTCAGTCTCCGTCATCAGAGAAATGTGCAGAATTGGAATGACGAGATGTCGGAACTTGACAATATGAAAGACCTGCAGGATCTTCGTCTTGCCTTTTCTTCTGGGCAGTCTTCAACTCAGGAAAAAAGCATGTTAATTCTGCGGGATTTTATCAGCGGACATGACAACCTGAAAACTATATTAGTTGCTTGTCACTCCTCAGATAAGGTTACTGATGGCGCTTCAGATGCAACCATTTCATGGGATGACATGGAACCTCCCCAACTCCTCCAGAGATTTGAGTTATCGCCGCAAAGAGGCTGCATATTCTCACGAATACCTCCGTGGGTTGAGAAACACAACAACCTAAGAATTTTGAAGATTGCAGTGAAGGAACTTCAAATGATTTGTGTTGGTATTCTCAGAGGACTGCCTGCCCTCACTGCTCTATCGCTGCATGTAGGGACAATGCCCATTGACAAGATCATATTTGACAAGTCTGGGTTCTCAGTTCTCAAGTACTTCAGGTTGAAGCTCATGAATGGTATAGCTTGGCTAAAATTTGAGGAGGATGCAATGCCTAGTCTATTGAAGCTCAAGCTAGTTTTCAATGCCATCCCGCAAATCGACCAATATGAACATGGTATTATTTGCATCGACCATATGTCAGGCCTTAGAGAGATTTGTGTGAAATTTGGGGATGCAGCTACTGGTCCAGAGTATGCCTTGGTTAGTAATCATCAGAGCAATCCTATAATCAACAGGCAGTCGTCGGTTTATAATTCCTTTGATGACAAAAGCATAAACCAGAAACAACATACATATAAGATTCTCATGGCAGAACGAGATGAGATTGTGGAGGAAGAAAGAGATGAACACAATACCGAACCGAAGAGCCCAGTTGATCAAAG GATTTTAAGGTCACCCGAGTCCTCTTCCCAACCACATGTCCCAG ATGTTTGGTTCCAAGGCAGAGGCAAAGGCAAAGTCAGAGAGATGAGGGCCCCACTAGGTGCCATGAGACCCCTTGTTGCGAAGCTGAACAAACTGCTGCTACTGCTGGATCCTCCACAAGGAAGCTCCACCGAGAGTGTCAAGGTTGGAATGCACCTTCTCAAAGAAGATGTTACAGAGTTAAGCTTCTGCTTTGATGAACTGTCAGAGTTGGAGGACCCGCCCCCAATGGCCAAGTGCTGGATGAATGAGGCACGCGACCTGTCTTGCAAAATGGAAGACTACATCGACAGCTTATTATTTGTGCAGCCTGCAGGTTCCTCCCTTTGTCCCAACTACGACAAGAGCACCTGTCATGCCAATCCCCCCATGAACCTTGAGTGGTACGAGCAGATTGTGGCAACGGTATCCGAATTCAGGAAGTATGCCCAGGAGGCTATTCATCGGCATGAGGTGTCTGTTCCACCAGATTCTGGCCCAAGTTCAACCTTGAGGCATAGGTTTGTGTCCCTTGGCCCTATGCTTCCAACGCCATATGAAGACATAGTAATTGATGGCCAGATGAATGAACTTATCGACTCACTGGCCAATGATGAGGACCAGCAACTGAAGGTGGTATCTGTTTTTGGATCTGCTTGTCTTGGTAAAACCACACTTGCTACAGTGTTGTACAACAAACTTGATAAGCGATATCATTGTCGAGCTTTCATTCGGGTGTCCCGGAAACCTGATATGAAGAGAATTTTTCGTGACATGCTCTTGCAACTCCAGCGACAGCACCCCCCGCAGCATTATCAGGAAATTGATCTCATTCACAATATCAAGAAGTATCTACACTACAAAAG GTAtttaattattattgatgatatatgGGATGCATCAGTATGGGATAATATTAATCATGCATTTCCAAAGGGTAGTCATGGCAGCAGAATATTAACAACTACACAGATCGAAGATGTTGCATTGGCATGTTGTTGTTATCAGTCGGAGTATGTTTTTGAAATGAAACCAATGGATGATGGTCACTCAAGAAAGTTGTTCTTTAACAGACTCTTTGCCTCTGAAAGTGATTGTCCTGAACAGTTCAAAAAGGTTTTAGATGACATTGTTGAAATATGTGGTGGTTTGCCGCTTGCAACAATCAGCATAGCTAGTCTTTTAGCAAGCCAGCCTGTCATGACGGAGGATCTACTGAAGCACATTCATCAGTCATTAAGCTCTTGTTTGTCGGCAAGTTCTACTTCAGAAAGAACGAGAAAAGCACTGAATCTGAGCTTCAACAATCTTCCTTATTACCTGAAGACATGTTTGATGTATCTTAGTATGTATCCAGAGGGCTACACATTCTGCAAGGATGATTTGGTGAAGCAATTGATGGCTGAAGGTTTCATTGATACAATAGAAGGGCAAGATATGGAAAAAGTTGCAGAAAGCTATCTCCATCAACTTGTTGCTAGAAGATTCATCCAGCCTATATCTATCAACTACAACAATGAGGTGTTGTCATGTGCAGTTCATGATGCAGTACATGATCTTATTGCACACGAGTCTTCGGAACAGAATTTCACTGCGGTAGTAGACTACAGTCACAATAATGTGTCACTCCCTCATAAGGTCCGTCGACTATATCTCATCTGTGGTGATGCAAGATATGCCAAGACAATAGAAAACATCACAAAGTCACAAGTTCGGTCACTTATGTTTTTTGGAATATCAAAGTGTATGCCTTGTATTACAGAGTTCAAGCTTCTTCGTGTTCTAAATCTTCAACTCTCCGATCATGTTTGTGAAGATAATCCTATAGACCTCAGTGGGATTTCAGAACTGCTTCTACTGAGATATTTGAAGATTGGAAGTGGTATCTATATAAAACTGCCAATCGATGGGCTACAATGTTTGGAAACACTAGGCATTACAGACGCAATAGTCATTAGATCATCACGGGGCATTATTCTCCCACATTTGTTGCACCTCAGTCTTCCGTTTGAGCTAAGTTTGCTGCAATGGATTGGGATTCTCGGGGAAGCTGGCAGGCTGACCTACCTGGAGGATCTTCATCTTACCAGTTCTCAGACAGATGACTCTGATCCGGAGAAAAACATTGAAGCTCTGGGTTCTTTAATCATAGGACATGGCAACCTGAGAACTGTAGTAGTGGTTGATGGCTCCACGTTTAAAAAtactgtggttcatggcgctcgaAAAGTAATCACCTCCAAGCCATCCAAGGAGGAGATTACTTCTGGAGCGCCACTTCTCCAGAGATTTGAATGCTCACCAGCCGGCGGCATGACATTTTTAGGAATTCCTAAGTGGGTTAAAGAACTTGACAACCTATGCATTTTGAAGATTACAGTGAAGATACTAAAGATGGATTGTGTCCTTATTCTAAGAGGTTTGCATGCCCTCACTTCCCTGTCACTGTATGTGAGGAGGGAAACCAGTGAAAGGATCATCTTTGATAAGGCCGGGTTCTCAGCTCTCAACTACTTCAAGTTGAGGTTCATGACTGGTATATCTTGGATAAAGTTTGGGCAGAATGCAATGCCTAATCTATTGAAGCTCAAGTTAGTTTTTAATGCCATCCCCAGGATGGACCTACACCCTTATTTTGTTTCGACTCATACTGGCCGGTATGAACAATATAAACGTGGTGATGCACTAATCATCATCGAGCATATGCAAGGCCTTAGAGAGTTGTCTACAAAATTTGGGGGTGCAGCTGCTGATCTAGAGTATATCAAGAGTAAGAGGATCGGCATTAGTAATGACCCGAGCAACCCTAAAATCAACATGCAATGGGTGGATGGCCAAAGCACAAGACAGAAACATCAAACAGATGAGATTCTGGAGGAAGATCCTGCAGATGAAACAGTGGACATATCAGCTTCTGGAAG GTCACCAGACTGTCTGCATGAATTCACATTGGACGAGCTCATGTCCGCCACCCACAACTTCTCGTTGACACTCTCACGCAGCCACCACGTGGAAAGGAAGCGCGACAATGCGTTCTGCTACCCTGACTTCTACGTGGGCTCCTTGGAAGTCAAAGGCAACTTCCGTCTTCGTCAAAGGCAGGTCGTCGTCAAGTGCCTCAGTAAAGACAGCGAGTGGCTG CTGATGGATAAGGCGGAGCTGGAGCACCTCGCGGGGGTGCGCCGTCCTCATCTGGTGAGGCTGCTGGGCTTCTGCGACTACTACAATCACAGGATGCTCGTCTACGAGGACATGCCCAGGAAAACCCTCCAACGCCGCCTTTTGGAGT ATGATTTACCATGGCTAAACCGTATCTTGATCGCCGTCGAAGCAGCTACGGGGCTGGCTTCCCTGCACGAGGCGGACAAACCGATGGTCCACGGCGATTTCAAAGCTTCCAACATTCTGCTGCTTGACTCG